One Bradyrhizobium zhanjiangense DNA segment encodes these proteins:
- a CDS encoding carboxymuconolactone decarboxylase family protein, producing the protein MNSTPLWLSSLTLAAAAGWLGATMYAGPATSKEPRFPQLTMDQLDARQKPLGEQIMKVSSVGIGGPYNPMIRSPVLGQRLFDLFHYLRWETSVLVKLNEFAILIIGRQWRSQVEWYAHAPLAAKAGLSADIIAELKANKRPSKMADDEAVVYDFVTELTTTKKVTDETYARAKKVFNDQQIVDLTAVAGNYVMVAMLLAMAEETVPPDKQEPFRPGEP; encoded by the coding sequence ATGAACTCAACGCCGCTCTGGTTGTCGTCGCTCACGCTTGCGGCAGCTGCCGGCTGGCTCGGCGCCACGATGTATGCCGGCCCCGCCACCAGCAAGGAGCCACGCTTTCCGCAGCTCACCATGGATCAGCTGGACGCCAGGCAGAAGCCGCTCGGCGAACAGATCATGAAGGTGTCGAGCGTCGGCATCGGCGGGCCCTACAACCCGATGATTCGCAGTCCCGTGCTCGGCCAGCGCCTGTTCGACCTGTTCCACTACCTGCGCTGGGAGACCTCGGTCCTGGTCAAGCTCAACGAGTTCGCGATCCTGATCATCGGGCGGCAGTGGCGCTCGCAGGTGGAATGGTACGCACACGCGCCGCTGGCGGCGAAGGCGGGCCTGTCGGCCGACATCATCGCAGAGCTGAAGGCCAACAAGCGGCCCTCGAAGATGGCCGATGACGAGGCGGTGGTCTACGATTTCGTCACCGAGCTCACCACCACCAAGAAGGTCACCGACGAGACTTACGCACGCGCGAAGAAGGTGTTCAACGACCAGCAGATCGTCGACCTCACCGCAGTTGCCGGCAATTACGTGATGGTTGCGATGCTGCTTGCCATGGCGGAGGAGACCGTGCCGCCGGACAAGCAGGAACCGTTTAGGCCGGGTGAGCCGTAG